From the Micromonospora echinofusca genome, the window GCAGCCGTCGACGTCGTACGTCGAGTAGCTGTACCCCGCGTAGCCGTAGTCGCTGTAGAAGCCCTTCGGGCCCAGTTGCTTGGCCGACTCCGGGCGGGACGCGAACCAGCCGGCGAGCCCGGAGTCGGGGGCGCCGGGAGTGGGGGCGTTCCGGCACTTGACCTCGGAGTCGGCGACCTCCTTGAGCTTGGCGACGCAGGCGCGGAAGTCGGCCTGCCACTCCGGGGTGGTGCAGAGGTCGGCGTTCGCCTGGGCCGTCAGCGGTGCGGGGGCGGCCGCCGCGGCACCGACTGCCGGCCAGCCGATGGTCGCCCCGGCGAGTACGCCGACCGCGAGCAGGAACGCCGCCAACCGTGCCCGGGCCCGCGCCATGTCACGCCTCCATGTTCGGCAGGATGGCCGGCAGCACCCCGGCCGCCGCGGCGATCGCGGCGGGGGTGGTGTCGAGGTGCTCCAGCAGCCCGTCGACGTACGAGACGTCGACGCGGACCTTCTGCACGCGGCCGTCGACGTCCCGCATGACGAATTCCCGGAAGCCGAGCCGGGTCGCGCTGGTGGCGTCGGCGGTGGAGAGGGAGGCCAGCGTGGCCTCGTAGCCGTCGTTGACGGGCACCCGCAGCAGGCGGAGCGCTTCGGAGGCGATCTCCGCGTCCTCGGCGATGCGGCCGACGAAGACGGTCGAGACCAGGTTCTGCACGTCGAGGCCGAGGATGTCGCGCGGGTTCTGCGAGGCGACCAGCGCGGCGAGGTTCCACTTGCGGGAGTCGCGCGCGAGCCGGACCAGGAACGACCGCCCGGAGCGCCATCCCTCCATGAAGTGCGCCTCGTCCAGGCCGACCAGCTTCCGCGAAGACATGGAGCCGCCGTAGCAGCGGCGTACGGCCAGCCGGTGCGCGGTGTGCAGCATGGGCAGGGCCAGCGACTCCTCAGCGGACCAGTATTCCCGCTCGATCTTCAGGTCGGGCAGTCGCAGCCCGGCCATGGTGATCACGGTGAGGGCGGCGTCCGCGCCGAGCAGCCCCTCCGGCGGCCGGCCGAAGAAGAGCATGGCCAGCGGCATCTCGGCGGTGTCCAGCAGCAGGTTGGCCAGTTCCTTGCCGGCGTCGTCGTCGAGCTGACTGAGGCAGGCGACCACGTCGTCGAGGGTGGAGGTCTCCTCCGCCGGCACCTGGCGTACGGCGTGGCGGAAGAGGGTGGCGGTGGACGCCTCCCGGGCGACCTGCGGGGGCACCAGCATCATGCAGATGTCCTGCACCAGCATCCGCCGTTCGGCACGGGCGTTGGAGACCGCGATCTCGAACTCCCGGTCGCCGGCGGCCCCGGTGCCGAACTCGCTGCGAAGCGGCGTCGGGATGAGCGAGTACGGGGCCAGGGTGCCGTGCTCGGAGCCGGTCAGGTTCAGCACCCGCGCGTACGGCCGCAGCTCCGGCATGGCGCAGAGCCGGGCGAGCGGGCCGGACGGGTCGAGCAGCGTCACCTGGACCCCGCGCCGCGCGGCGAGGTAGCCGAGTGCGCCGAGCAGGGTCGACTTGCCGCCGCCCGGTTCGGCGACGAAGACGGCGAGCCCGGAGCGTTCGCGTACTTCCATCGGGAAGTGCAGGTCGAGGAAGACCGGCCGGCGGCAGGTGCCGGCGGTGCGTCCGATGAGGTCGCCGCGCCGGTCGCCGACGGTGGAGGCGGCCTGGGGGAGCGCGGCGGCGAGCAGGTTGACCGGCATCCGCCGGACGTAGCCGGTGTTGGCGATCGGCTCGCCGGGGATGAACTCGCGGGCCAGCCAGTCCTGGTTCTTCGGGTGTTGCAGCGAGATGCGCAGCTCGCGCGAGTAGAGCTGGATGAGCCGGCGGGCCCGCTCCAGGCACTCCTCGCGGTTGCGGCCGCCGACGGCGATCCGGTGCCAGCCGTGCGCGCGGGCGGAGTCGACCGGCAGGCCGGTGGTCATCTCGTCGCCGATCACCAGGGCCCGCTTGGCCAGCCGCTCCAGCTCGGGCGGGGCGTCGATGCCGTGCTCGGCGTAGTCGAGCTGCTGGGAGCGGATCATCCGCAGCCGGTGCTCCAGGTTTCGGAAGGAGTCGCCGGAGCCGAGGATGTCGACGCGGGTGGAGAGCTCCATCGGCCACGGCAGCCGCTCGTGGAAGTGCAGCCAGGGCTCGTGCCGCTCGGGGATCTCCAGCGGCTCCATCCGGCCGACCGCCAGCACGGCGACGTGTCGCTCCTCGCCGGTCATCCGGTTGACCAGCTTGACGGTCGAGCCGTACGGGGTGCGGTAGCGCTCGACCTGCTCGGTGAGGGCGAGCAGGTCGCCACGTTCCCACCGGCCGTCGGTGAGCGGGGAGAGTTCCCCGGGCGGCGCCATGCACAGCGCCACCGAGCGGTAGAGCAGCCACTCCAACTCCTGGGCGGTGACGCGCCGGCCGCGCATGCCGAACGCGCCGAGCACCTCGTCGAACTGCTCGACGGTGCGGCTGAGCTTGCGGCGTTCGCCCTCGGCGACGCCCCGGCCGAAGGTGCGCAGCAGCCGTTCGGTGAGCGAGTCGCCGAGGGAGCGCCGGGCGAAGGTGACGCCTAGGTAGGTCTGCCCCTCGGCGTGGTTGACCGAGAGCAGGTGCCGCTGTGCGGCCACGAGGTGGTCGCCCCAGCCGGCGGTGCCGGGCACGTCGGGCAGCGGCGAAGGGGTGTGCGCGTCGATGGTGCGGGCCCACTCGTCGGCCGGGAAGGGCCGGGTGGTGCGCCGCAGGTGCAGCCGGAAGCCGGCCAGCCCGGCGTACTGCTCGGAGATCGCCGAGAGCAGCGCCTCCCGTTCGGCGTCCGGCCGGAACGCCCAGCGCACCTCCGGCAGCCAGTACCAGGCGGTGACGGTGTTGGGGGTGAAGGTGAGGTGGCCGGCGATCTCGGTGATGGCCAGCTCGACCGCCGGGTCCCGGTCCCCGAACTTGATCTTCGGTGCCTTGACCCGGACGGGCTTGGTGGGCCGGTCGCGCCGGCCGGCGGAGCGTTGCCGCGGCGGCGCCACCTCCCGGCCGGCCCGCTCCGACGGGCGCTCTCCGCTGCGGCGGGACGCCGGCTCGGCCGCCTGGTCCGGCGCGGGCGGGTCGAGCGGTGCCGGCTGCAGAGAGGCGGGGTGGGACGACGGCGGTGCCGCCGCGACGGGCGGCACGCCGGCCGCCGCGTTCTCCGCCACCGCCGGTGGGCGGAGCGTGGGCAGCCGGTCCCCTGACTGGTGCGGCACCCGGGACCTGGCCGGTCGGGCGGGCGGCTCGTACGCGTCGGCCGGGGGCTGTTCGACGGCCGGTGTGATCGCCGGGGACGTCCGGTGGGTCGCGTCGGCCGGGTGGTCGGTCCGGTAGGCGTCGGCCCCGTGGCCCGCCCGGGCGGGCGGCGGCAGGGGAGCGGCGGGAGCCGGCGGGAGCGCGGCCGGTGCGGCGGCCGGCTGCTGCCCGATGGCGGGTTGCTCCCGCCCGCCGGCTCGCTGCGGGGGCGCCGTCGGCCGGGTCGCGCCGGGACGCGTGCCGCCGAACAGGTCGAGGAAGGGCGAGTCGATGTCGGCGCTGTCGCCGGTGCCGGCGGGTTGCGGCTCGGCCGGCGGCGTCCGGCGCGGCGCCGGACGGGGTGCCTGGAACACGCCCACTCCGCCGTGCCCGGGTGTCGTCACCAGGGCCGGATCGAGGACGACCTCGTCGGCCTCGGGCTCGTCCGGGTAGTCGAACGACCGCGCACGGTTACCGTGTGGGACGGCCGGACGCCCTGCCGGGGAACCCGGCGTGGAACTGCGATTCATGCGACCGCCTCATCCGCGTCGTTCGACTGCCTGGTCGGGGTGCGACCGGTCATGCCAGTTCCTCCCGGATCCTGATCCGACTGCCGACCAGGCGGGGGTCCCGCTGCTCCGCGGCCGGCTCCCGGGTCCGCCGCCAGTCGGTCAGCGCGGTGCGGATCACCATGCGCGCGGGCCGGTCCGGGTCGACGTACCGGAAGATGAACGAGGTGCTCACGATGGCGAGCGCGATCTCCCAGGCGGGGAAGAGCTCCACCTGCAACGTGAACAGCCAGTGGATGAACATGTAGAGGGGAACGAGCAGCATGAACAGCCCGTACTGGGCGTACGGCAGGTGGACGGGAAGGGTGTAGCCGGGCGGCCCGAGGTAGACCAGGCGAGCCCGGTAGATGTCGTCGTCGGTGCGCAGCCGCATCTCGTGCCCGCGCCTATTCGAAGATCAGGTCGATCAGGTAGTCGCCGATGAAGAAGAGTGTGGCGGCTCCGGCGATGAAGGCGAGCCCGACGATCGCGATCGCCGAGCTGGTGAGGACCTTGGAGATCTCACCCCGGCTGGCCCGTCCGATGAAGATGACGCCCAGCACGGCCAGCAGGATCGGTGCGATCTTGCTGGCGAAGAACGTGACGACACCCTCGGTGTCGATGCCCTTGGGCGCGGGCTCGGCGAGTGGAGTCGACGCCAGGGTGGAGAGCGTGTGGGCGGCGGCGGACGTCGCCGTCTCCATCAGCTCGATGGCGATCACTGGAACCTCCCCAAGTCGCGGCCGGCGGCGCCGCGGTGGTGCAGTAGGCATGCCTGGCGGGAACGGTGCTCCCTGTGCGCAGCGTCGGCGACCCTGCGTTCGTTACCCACCACGGAGGGTGGTGAGCTTTGGGCGGATTTTCCCGCTTCGGCCCTCCCTCCAGGCTTCGCCATCTCGATGCCGGGCAGTTCCAAAGCGTACGGGCACCCACTGTTTGCGACAAGCCGCGAAGAGTCTGCCCGATCCGACCCGGACGACCGATCGTACACCTGTTCGAATGCGCATGTCATCGCCCTCGACCCGGCCGATCCGGGGCGGCCCGCGCGACCGGTACCGTCTAGCCGTGACCGATCTGGTACGGGCCTCGGCCCCGGTGGTGATGGGCGTCCTCAACGTCACGCCCGACTCCTTCTCCGACGGCGGACGGTACGCCGACCTCGATGCCGCCGTCGGACACGGCGTGCGGTTGCGGGCCGAGGGCGCCCACCTGGTGGACGTGGGCGGCGAGTCCACCCGGCCCGGTTCCGACCGCGTCGACGCGGCGACCGAGACGGCCCGGGTCGTCCCCGTGATCCGGGAGCTGACCGCCGCCGGCGTGCCGGTCAGCATCGACACGACCCGCGCGCGGGTCGCCGAGGCGGCCCTCGCCGCCGGTGCGGCCGTGGTCAACGACGTCTCCGGCGGCCTCGCCGACCCCGACATGGCCCGCGTGGTGCGCGACGCCGGCTGCCCCTGGGTGCTGATGCACTGGCGGGGCCACTCCCGCCAGATGGGGGAGCTGGCCCGCTACGGCGACGTCGTCGCCGACGTGCGCGCCGAGCTGCGCCACCGCGTCGACGAGGCGTTGCGCGCGGGGGTCGGCGCCGATCGCATCGTCATCGACCCGGGCCTCGGCTTCGCCAAGACGGCCGCGCACAACTGGGAGCTGAGCAGGCACCTGTCCGACCTGCTGGACCTGGGCTTCCCGCTGCTCTTCGCGTCCAGCCGCAAGTCGTACCTGGGGCGGCTGCTGGCCGGCCCCGACGGCACCCCGCGCCCCACGGACGACCGCGACGTGGCCACCGTCGCCACCAGCCTGCTCGCGGTTGCCGCGGGCGCCTGGGGCGTACGCGTGCACGACGTCCGGGCCACCGTGGACGCCCTCGCCGTCTGGCAGGCCACGGGCGCGCCCCGCCTGGCGTCCGCGTCCACCGGCGGGGCCCCGGCGGCCCACGCCGGCGCCGGACGGGACCGCACCGCGGACCACGGAGGAGACCGATGACCGACCGGATCCAGCTGACGGGCCTGCGGGCGCACGGCCGGCACGGGGTGTACGACTTCGAACGCGAGCAGGGGCAGGACTTCGTCGTCGACGCCGTGCTGGAGATGGACCTCGCCCCGGCGGCCCGCTCCGACGAGGTGGGCGACACCGTCCACTACGGCGAGTTGGCCGAACGGCTGGTCGCGGTGGTGACCGGCGAGCCGGTCAACCTGATCGAGACGCTCGCCGACCGGCTGCTGGCCGTGTGCCTGGCCGACCCCCGCGTCGAGGTCGCCACGGTCACCGTGCACAAGCCGGAGGCGCCCGTGCCGCACGTCTTCACCGACGTGGCCGTCACGATGACGCGGCGGCGGGACCGGTGACCCGCGCCGTCCTCTCCCTGGGCAGCAACCTCGGCGACCGGCTGGCCCACCTGCGCTCCGCCGTCGCGGCGTTCGGCGACAGCGTGCTGCTGGTCTCCGGCGTCTACGAGACTCCACCGTGGGGGGACGCGGACCAGCCCGCGTACCTCAACGCCGTGCTGCTCGCCGAGGACCCGGCAGCGGGCCCGTACGACTGGCTGGAGCGGGCCCGGGCGGCGGAGCGCGCCGCCGGGCGGACCCGTGACCCGCAGCGGCGCTTCGGGCCGCGCACCCTCGACGTGGACGTCGTCGCGGTGTGGGGCGACGGCGACGAGCCGGTGCTCAGCGACGACCCCGAGCTGACCCTGCCGCACCCCCGGGCCCACCTGCGGGCCTTCGTGCTGCGGCCGTGGATCGACCTTCAGCCCTACGGGCGGCTGCCCGGGCACGGCTGGCTGACCGACCTGCTCAACAACGGTCCCGCCGCCGACGACGCGCTGGATCTGCGCCCCCGGCCGGATCTGGCGATAGAGTCGACGGCATGACCCAGTGGAGCCGTCCGGCATGACGCAGGCGCAGTCCCCAGGACCCGGCGGGACGGGCCCCGAGCGGTCCCGGATGGGCCCCACCCGGGCCTCCACCCTGCTCGTGGCCGGCCTCGGCGCCGCCGCGCTGGCCTGGCTGCTGATCAGCACCCTCTACTACGACTACCTGCCGGAGCTGCCCTGGCTGCCCGTGGTCACGCTCGCCGCGCTGGCCGTGCTGGAGGCGTACGCCGCGGCCAACACCCGGGCGCGCATCGAGCGCCGGCCGGGCCGCGACCCGGTCAACCCGCTGCTGGTGGCCCGGTTCGTGGTACTGGCCAAGGCGTCGGCGCTGGCGGGCGCGATCTTCGCCGGCTTCTACGCCGGGCTGACCGGCTGGCTCTTCGTGGAGCGCACCGACGCCGCGGTGGGCGACCGGCCGGTCGCCGGCGCCGGCCTGCTCGCCGCCCTGGCGCTGGTGGCGGCGGCGCTCTGGTTGGAGCGCTCCTGCCGGGTTCCGGAGCAGGAGGACGACGAGGACCGCGAGCCCGGCAACCGGGAGGGCCGCCCCGGCCCGCGCTGATCCCGGGGGGTTACGCCCGGCCGTCCACGCGGGTACGGTGCCTGCGACCGGAGAGCAACGCCGCCCCGGTCCGCCCGTGCGTCGGACCTGGCTGGACGGGCGGCCACGTGGGAGGCGGCGTCATGCGGTACGACGAACCGGGGCGGGAGCCGTCCCCCGAGCCCTCGTCCAGCATCCCGGCCTCCGTCCTGGAGAACGTCTTCGACGACCCCGCGCACGGTGAGCCCGGCCGCGACCGGTTAGCCGTGCACGTCGTCTGGGAGTTGCTGCTCCTGGCCGGGCTGGGCGTCCTCGCGTACCTGCTCTGGGCGGAGGACCCGGCCGCGCTGCGTGGCGACGCGCTGCGTTCCCTGCTCCTCGACGCGGTCGTGCTCGGGCTGCTGGCGCTGGCCGCCGGGCTGACCCTGCGTACGGCGGCGGTGAACCTGGCCGTCGGGCCCGTGGCGGTCGCCGCCGCGCTGCACGTGGCCGAGCAGGGCGACCGGGGCGTCGGCGCCGCCGTCGGCCCTGCCCTGCTGGTCGCCGCGCTGGGCGGGCTCGCCCTGGGGCTGGTCGTGGTGGTGCTGCACGTTCCCGGCTGGGCCGCGTCCCTCGCCGGCGCGGGCGGGGTGATCGTCTACATCCAGCAGCGCTCCGCGTCGGTGCTGCCGCAGGGCGACTACGACCCGGAGCGCGGTGCCCTGCACCTCTTCGTCGGGTTCGCGGCCGTCGCGGTGCTCGGCGGCCTGTTCGGGTCGGTGCGGGCCGTCCGCCGGATGGTCGGCCGGTTCCGCCCGGTCGTGGATCCGGCCCGCCGCCGGGGCGCGGTGGCGGCGGTGGTCACCGCCGGCGCGTTCGTCGGCTCCACGGTGCTGGCCGCGCTGGCCGGCATGCTCGTCGCCAGCCGGGACCTCGCTCCGGTCGCGCCGGAACCCGGGCTCGACTGGACGGTGCTCGCGGTCGGTCTGGCGCTGCTCGCCGGCACCAGCGCCTTCGGCCGGCGTGGCGGCGTCTTCGGCACGCTGCTGGCGGTCTGCCTGGTCACGGTCCTCCTGGCGTACGCGCGGGCCCGCGGCTGGACGGTCAGCCGGTGGGGGGTCGGCGCCGCGGCGCTCGGCGTCGGGCTGCTGGTCACCCGGCTGGTGGAGGCGTACGGGCGGCCGGCGACCGGCGCCGCGGCGGAACCGGTCCCCGCCGGGGACGCCCGGATCGGCGGGGGCTGGACGGCACCCCCGGCCGACCCGGTCGGCGACTGGCCGCCCGCCGTGCCGAGGCGACCCTCCGAGAGTCCCGTGGACCCCTGGAGCGACCCGGGCTGGGAGAACGGCCCACGCCGGTGGGACGCCGACGAGCGGTGAGCCGGCGCCGCGTCCACCGGGCCGGAAGTGATCTCGCCGGTTAGGCTCGGCGACATGACCGACACACCATCGACCTCCGCTGGCCCGTCGTTCGAGGAACTCGACGCGTTGTCCACTGAGGAGCTGCGCGAGCGGGCGTTCGCGGTCGCCCGGGAGCGCCGCGACGTGCGCTTCTTCTGGTCCGTGCTGCGGCACCTGCCGAACGCGGACGAGGCCGCGGCCCTCGACGGCGCACCCAACTCCGTGGGGCCGACGATCGACGAGGCCGCGGCGCTGTGGCGGGAGTTGACCGGGCACGGCTACGAGGAGTCGGCGCCGCTGCTGCGGGCCGCGTTCATCGACTACCTGATGAAGCACCCGCGACGGTGACGGCGACCGGCGGCCCCGGGCAGGTTTGCCTCCCACGGTCCGCCGGGAACTGACCCGATCATGGCGCTCACCAACCCGCCCCGGACCGGCGGTCGCTACGGGACGGCGGCGGGCACGGGCGCGCTCGCGGCCCTGCTGCTGGTCGCGGTCTGCGGCAGCCCGGCGTACGTCGGCTGGGCCGCCGGCACCGACCCGAACTCCGCCGGCGGCTGGTACCTGCAACTGCTCTCCTGGCCGGCGTGGCGCTTCGACGGCGACGGGGCGACCGGCGGCCTGCTCGTGGCGAACCTGCGGGCCGTCCTGCTGGTCATCCTCGCGGCGCTCTTCCTCTACCTGCTGCCCACCTCGCAGGTGGCCCGGGTGCAGGGGTCGGGGACGCAGTTCTTCTCCGGCTGGGCCGCGTACGTCCTGGCCAGCGGCTTCGCCTCACTGATCGCCGCCTTCCTCGGCCCGGAACCGGCCCTGCTCACGGCGATCCAGGCGGGCGGCGCCGGCGCGACCTACGGCTTCCTCTCGGGCTGGATCATCGGCACGGCCAGCCTCGGCGGCCGCGCCTGACCGGCCGCCGCCCACCCGCTCGGGCCCGCACCCTTCGAGGGCGTTTCACCCGGCTGCCCTCACCCCTCGCGGTCGCCCAGTTCGAGCAGCCGCGTCCGGCTGAGTACGCCGACCGGCCGCCCCCCGTCGGTCACCACGATGCGTTCCGCGGCCGAGCTCAGCAGCGTCCCCAGCGCGTCGTACGCCGAGCCGCCGAGCGGCATCGTCGGCAGCCCGGCCACCCCGGTCTCGGGCAGCGGCTCGACGGTCTCGCCGGTGACCGGGGTGACGGCCAGCCGGCGGATGCCCCGGTCGGCGCCCACGAACTCGCGTACGAAGGGTGTGGCGGGGGCGCCGAGCACGGCGGCGGGGGTGTCGTACTGCTCCAGCCGCCCGCCCTCGGAGAGCACCGCGATCCGGTCGCCCAGCCGGACCGCCTCGTCCAGGTCGTGGGTGACCAGCACGATGGTCTTGCGCACCTCGGCCTGCAACCGGAGGAACTCCTCCTGCAACCGGGTCCGCGCGATCGGGTCGACGGCCGAGAACGGCTCGTCCATCAGCAGCACGACCGGGTCGGCGGCCAGCGCCCGGGCCACCCCGACGCGCTGCCGCTGCCCGCCGGAGAGCTCGTGCGGGTAGCGCCGGCCGAACGTGGCCGGGTCGAGCCCGACGAGTTCCAGCAGCTCGTCGACGCGGCGGCGGCTGCGCTCGCGGGGCCAGCCGAGCAGGCGGGGCACGGTGGCGACGTTGGCGCTGACCGTCTGGTGCGGAAAGAGCCCGACGTTCTGGATCACGTAGCCGATCCGACGGCGCAGCCGGACCGGGTCGACCCGGGTGACGTCCTCGCCGCCGAGCAGGATCCGGCCGCCGGTCGGCTCGATGAGGCGGTTGACCATGCGCAGCACCGTGGACTTGCCGCAGCCCGACGGTCCGATCAGCACCGCCAGCTCGCCGGCGGCGATGTCCAGGCTCAGCTCGCGTACGGCCTCGGTGCCGTCGGGGTAGCGCTTGCGGATGCCCTCCAGCACGATCGACGCCGCGCGCGGTTCGGCGGGGGCGGTGCCCTCCGGGGTAACGTCCACACATGTCCTTCCGCCTGAGCTACCGGGCCGACCCGGGTAACCCGTGGTTCTCCTGGCAGTACGTGCGGGACAACTCTGACACGATCCTCGCCGCCGTGCGTGAGCACGCCTCGCTGACCGCTCGCGCGGTGCTGATCGCCGCCCTGATCGCGCTGCCACTGGCGGTGGCCGCGTACTGGTACCGCTCGCTGGCCGGGCCGGTCCTGGCCCTCACCGGGGTGCTCTACACGGTGCCGTCGCTGGCGCTCTTCGCGTTCATCGCCCCCTACCTGGGCATCGGCGCGCTGACCGCGCTCAGCGTGGTGGTCCTCTACGCGCTGCTGGTGATCGTCCGCAACGCCGTCGCCGGGCTCAACCAGGTGCCCCCCGAGGTCCGCGAGGCGGCCGAGGGCATGGGGTACGGCCGCTGGGGCCGGCTGTTCCGGGTCGAGCTGCCGCTGGCCCTGCCGGGCATCCTCACCGGGCTGCGGCTGGCCACCGTCTCCACCGTGGCCCTGGTGACCGTGGGCGTGGTGATCGGGCGCGGCGGTCTCGGGCAGCTCATCTTCGCCGGCTTCCAGAACAACTTCTACAAGGCGCAGATCATGACGGGGACGCTGCTCTGCGTCCTGCTCGCCCTGGTGCTCGACCTGGTCCTGGCGGGGGCGGGCCGGCTGCTGACCCCCTGGCTGAAGCGGGCCCGGTGAGCGCGAGGAACGCAGCGCAGCGGAGTCCCGCAGTCGCGAACGAAGAGGTTGGCCGGTGAGCGCGAGGAACGTAGCGCGGCGGAGTCCCGCAGTCGCGAACGAAAGGCGGGCCCGGTGAACCCGGTCGAGGCGGCGTTGGTCTGGCTCAACGATCCGCTCAACTGGACGAACCCGGGCGGTGTCCTGGACCGGCTCGGCGAGCACCTGTCGATGTCGGCGGCGGCGGTGGCCCTCGGCTGCCTGGTCGCCTGGCCGATCGGGCTCTGGCTCGGGCACACCGGCCGGGGCGGCGGCCTGGTGGTGCTGGTGTCCAACGTGTCGCTGGCCGTGCCCACGCTCGCCCTGCTCACCATCCTGCCGCTGACCTTCCTCGGCTTCGGCCGGCCGTCGGTGGTGGTCGCGCTGGCCGTGTTCGCGGTGCCGCCGCTGCTGGCGAACGCGTACACGGGGGTGCGGCAGGCCGATCCGGAGGCCCGGGACGCGGCGCGCGGGATGGGCTTCTCCGGCTGGCAGTTGCTGCGCCGGGTCGAGCTGCCGCTGGCGGTGCCCTACCTGGCGGCCGGGTTCCGCACGGCGGCGGTGCAGGTGGTGGCGACCGCCGCGCTGGCGTCCTTCGTCAACGGTGGCGGCCTGGGCCAGATCATCCGGGCGGGCTTCGGGCTGGACATCGCGGCCGGCGGCGGACAGATCATCGCCGGCGGCGTGCTGGTGGCCGGGCTCGCCATGTTGCTGGAACTGGTACTGGCCCTGGTCGAGCGGCTGGTCACGCCGCGCCCGCTGCGGGCGGACCGCCGTCGGGCGCGCCGCCGGGCGGCGCAGGCGGTGGCCGGCGGCTGAGCGTCTCCGCCCACCCCGACGCCGAGCCCGAGCGGGCGTGCGACGGCGAATCCGGTTCACCTCCGGTGACGATCCGGTGACGAACTCCGCCTCGGGTTGTCGGTCCAGCGTGGAAGATGTTGGGGTGGGAAACCGGGCGGTCGCACAGCGGGCGCCCGTGGCAGACAGCGGGCGGCCGGACGAGATCGCCCGTCGGACACGCGGCCGGCCCGGCAGGGCCGCGCCGGGACACGGAAGGCGGGCACTCGATGCGCGCACGTACACGCCTGGCCGTCGGTGCGGTGGGAGCCCTCGCCGCGGCGGGGATGCTGACCGGTTGCGGCGACGCCGGCTCCTCCGGCACGGACGCCCCCGAGCAGGCGGCCTCCGGCGCCGGCTGCGCGCCGGTGGCCGGTGACCAGCTCGTCGTGCTCGACGACGACAAGAAGCTCCAGAACACCGACAACGTCATCCCGGCGGTCAACGCCGACGCGGCCAACCCGCAGTTGCTCGCGGCGCTGGACAAGGTCTCGGCCGCGCTCGACACGCCGAAGCTGATCCAGCTCAACAAGGCCGTCGACGTCGACCGCAAGACGGCGCAGAAGGCGGCCGAGGAGTTCGCGGCGGCCAACGGCGTCACCACGGGCATCGCCAAGGGGCCCGGCGGCAAGATCGTGATCGGCGCGGCCAACTTCACCGAGAACCAGATCCTGGCCGAGCTCTACAAGATCGCCCTGACCGCCGCCGGCTACGACGCCAAGGTGCAGCAGATCGGCAACCGCGAGCTCTACGAGCCGGCCCTGGAGAAGGGCGAGATCCAGGTCGTCCCCGAGTACGCGGCGACCATGGCCGAGTTCCTCAACACCAAGGCCAACGGCAAGGACGCCCAGCCGGTGTCCTCGCCGGAGCTGGAGAAGACCGTCGCGGCGCTCAAGGCGGCCGGCGACAAGGTCGGTCTCGTCTTCGGCACGCCGGCCGCGGCGCAGGACCAGAACGCCTTCGCCGTGACCAAGGCGTTCGCCGACAAGTACGGCGTGCGTACCCTCTCCGAGCTGGCCGCCAAGTGCTCGGGCCAGGCCACGGTGCTGGCCGGGCCGCCGGAGTGCCCGCAGCGGCCGAAGTGCCAGGCG encodes:
- a CDS encoding ABC transporter permease, producing MRYDEPGREPSPEPSSSIPASVLENVFDDPAHGEPGRDRLAVHVVWELLLLAGLGVLAYLLWAEDPAALRGDALRSLLLDAVVLGLLALAAGLTLRTAAVNLAVGPVAVAAALHVAEQGDRGVGAAVGPALLVAALGGLALGLVVVVLHVPGWAASLAGAGGVIVYIQQRSASVLPQGDYDPERGALHLFVGFAAVAVLGGLFGSVRAVRRMVGRFRPVVDPARRRGAVAAVVTAGAFVGSTVLAALAGMLVASRDLAPVAPEPGLDWTVLAVGLALLAGTSAFGRRGGVFGTLLAVCLVTVLLAYARARGWTVSRWGVGAAALGVGLLVTRLVEAYGRPATGAAAEPVPAGDARIGGGWTAPPADPVGDWPPAVPRRPSESPVDPWSDPGWENGPRRWDADER
- the folP gene encoding dihydropteroate synthase, whose amino-acid sequence is MTDLVRASAPVVMGVLNVTPDSFSDGGRYADLDAAVGHGVRLRAEGAHLVDVGGESTRPGSDRVDAATETARVVPVIRELTAAGVPVSIDTTRARVAEAALAAGAAVVNDVSGGLADPDMARVVRDAGCPWVLMHWRGHSRQMGELARYGDVVADVRAELRHRVDEALRAGVGADRIVIDPGLGFAKTAAHNWELSRHLSDLLDLGFPLLFASSRKSYLGRLLAGPDGTPRPTDDRDVATVATSLLAVAAGAWGVRVHDVRATVDALAVWQATGAPRLASASTGGAPAAHAGAGRDRTADHGGDR
- the folB gene encoding dihydroneopterin aldolase, whose protein sequence is MTDRIQLTGLRAHGRHGVYDFEREQGQDFVVDAVLEMDLAPAARSDEVGDTVHYGELAERLVAVVTGEPVNLIETLADRLLAVCLADPRVEVATVTVHKPEAPVPHVFTDVAVTMTRRRDR
- the folK gene encoding 2-amino-4-hydroxy-6-hydroxymethyldihydropteridine diphosphokinase, whose amino-acid sequence is MTRAVLSLGSNLGDRLAHLRSAVAAFGDSVLLVSGVYETPPWGDADQPAYLNAVLLAEDPAAGPYDWLERARAAERAAGRTRDPQRRFGPRTLDVDVVAVWGDGDEPVLSDDPELTLPHPRAHLRAFVLRPWIDLQPYGRLPGHGWLTDLLNNGPAADDALDLRPRPDLAIESTA
- a CDS encoding ATP-binding protein, whose product is MNRSSTPGSPAGRPAVPHGNRARSFDYPDEPEADEVVLDPALVTTPGHGGVGVFQAPRPAPRRTPPAEPQPAGTGDSADIDSPFLDLFGGTRPGATRPTAPPQRAGGREQPAIGQQPAAAPAALPPAPAAPLPPPARAGHGADAYRTDHPADATHRTSPAITPAVEQPPADAYEPPARPARSRVPHQSGDRLPTLRPPAVAENAAAGVPPVAAAPPSSHPASLQPAPLDPPAPDQAAEPASRRSGERPSERAGREVAPPRQRSAGRRDRPTKPVRVKAPKIKFGDRDPAVELAITEIAGHLTFTPNTVTAWYWLPEVRWAFRPDAEREALLSAISEQYAGLAGFRLHLRRTTRPFPADEWARTIDAHTPSPLPDVPGTAGWGDHLVAAQRHLLSVNHAEGQTYLGVTFARRSLGDSLTERLLRTFGRGVAEGERRKLSRTVEQFDEVLGAFGMRGRRVTAQELEWLLYRSVALCMAPPGELSPLTDGRWERGDLLALTEQVERYRTPYGSTVKLVNRMTGEERHVAVLAVGRMEPLEIPERHEPWLHFHERLPWPMELSTRVDILGSGDSFRNLEHRLRMIRSQQLDYAEHGIDAPPELERLAKRALVIGDEMTTGLPVDSARAHGWHRIAVGGRNREECLERARRLIQLYSRELRISLQHPKNQDWLAREFIPGEPIANTGYVRRMPVNLLAAALPQAASTVGDRRGDLIGRTAGTCRRPVFLDLHFPMEVRERSGLAVFVAEPGGGKSTLLGALGYLAARRGVQVTLLDPSGPLARLCAMPELRPYARVLNLTGSEHGTLAPYSLIPTPLRSEFGTGAAGDREFEIAVSNARAERRMLVQDICMMLVPPQVAREASTATLFRHAVRQVPAEETSTLDDVVACLSQLDDDAGKELANLLLDTAEMPLAMLFFGRPPEGLLGADAALTVITMAGLRLPDLKIEREYWSAEESLALPMLHTAHRLAVRRCYGGSMSSRKLVGLDEAHFMEGWRSGRSFLVRLARDSRKWNLAALVASQNPRDILGLDVQNLVSTVFVGRIAEDAEIASEALRLLRVPVNDGYEATLASLSTADATSATRLGFREFVMRDVDGRVQKVRVDVSYVDGLLEHLDTTPAAIAAAAGVLPAILPNMEA
- a CDS encoding DUF3180 domain-containing protein, which translates into the protein MTQAQSPGPGGTGPERSRMGPTRASTLLVAGLGAAALAWLLISTLYYDYLPELPWLPVVTLAALAVLEAYAAANTRARIERRPGRDPVNPLLVARFVVLAKASALAGAIFAGFYAGLTGWLFVERTDAAVGDRPVAGAGLLAALALVAAALWLERSCRVPEQEDDEDREPGNREGRPGPR